One Ranitomeya variabilis isolate aRanVar5 chromosome 4, aRanVar5.hap1, whole genome shotgun sequence genomic window, tgctgatttggtccgtgcctttcatctggctcatcctgatcggcctgggggctctggtgagggttcggtgacccctcttcaagaggggagtactgttgtgaattctgctcttgggctcccaccggtggttcttggtggtagtgcagttgtctctgggttgtaatccagggcaggtgtttctgctgattgcagctctgctaggtatttaggtgtgcaggatccatgactccatgccagttgtccattattcTTGGAGGGatcgcatctctgtctggctcctcttgccctgctgtcaattcagctaagataagtgtctgttttttgtccctGTAGCTCATATACAGTGTGCTTTACATCTCAgtgcaattctttgtgtttttgtccagcttagactttgtttggatttttcagtcatgctggattctctggagaggcagatatacattctatgtctttagttagatgtagaatattttgtattttctgctgtagatatttttagggttttcatactgaccgcttagaactctgtcctatccttttctatttagctagaagtgcctcttttgctaaatcctgctttctgtctgcatatgtccttcctcttatactcacagtcaatatttgtggggggctgcctatcctttggggttctgctctgaggcaagatagaattcccatttccatctataggggtatttagtcctccggctgtgtcgaggtgtctaggacgtgttaggtacatcccacggctacttttagttgcggtgtcagttcagggattgcggtcagtacaggttccacctactccagagaacgtctcatgcggctccagggtcaccggatcataacaggagtcctcacaccagaagcaacatcactagatgcagactgggatactgagcgacaacagaaataccgccaagtacaagaatgcgtggaaagaagcttgtcccaggcaaggcaaaaacaagaaagaaacTATAACCAGCATGCTTCTGCAATTCCTTTgtgaccaggtgaacaagtgctaaagcaaaaaagaagaatgcataaacttgatgaccagtggaagcagaaccatataccatcttacgatcaaactttgacaatactaaagtgtgtcttataagcaaagatggaggagaaacctcgactgcggtatcaagggatcatcttaaaatatgccctgacaaactgagagacaaGAAAAAAGACCCAGGTACTTCTCAACCCACGAAAGTagaggaaaagagaatccataccattcttggatactttccccagtcttggactcaagtacatcaagccatagtgatacctgttttgacttttccccagttggacaTACCAGAGGAAAATGTGACTCAAAACCATCCTGAAGCAGGAGAGACTCTAGCCCAGCAGGCTCAAGCAACAGACATCACACCAGCAATGGAAGCAGAGAATCCactctctgctatcggtgaatctgtcagacccatggtgagtctaAGAAGTCGCAGACGGTTGCCCAGTTTACCAATACAATTCAtgcctacaagtagcacagacactagtgggttcacaacagcagcagcagacatgttagaccaggCAAATCATCATGAGTACCTGAACTGCTTAGGTCTACCCATAGTGCCAGAGGTCAAATCTCAGCCCGTTACAAGGACTAAAGTATGagatgtcaataattgctgttacctgttttttaaaaaaagtttgcttATGCTTATTAcacttttaaaatggacaatagggtaacgGATGGTGAATTGCCTCAAAACTGTCACTGTAAATAGTTGGCGCCTTCAAGGTGCACctttggttctacccacattgccagtgTGAGTAGGGCCTTGTTTGTTCACAGACCTGAAGCAAAACCGTCTGGCGTGGCCGAACATTGGGTCTGGATATATGCATTGTAGCCAGCCTAAGGCCTACGTTGGAAGTTTATGACAGATCCCTTGCATCGGTACTGTTGTtcatgaacaaggacaccctggtataagatcaGTTGAACttttgtaaatatgtttgcaacgtttaagccaaaagtgcctcccgtaagggaagaaaGAATTTATGTACCCCGTTTGTATgcctttttcaaaatgtttgccattcCTAACCTGTTTGATTATGTTTCTTTTCCAAGTCCGGGAGTACTGTATTTAATGGGGGTAATGTGGCACCCcagcccaggagtttgggtaccaaagtggtgctgccttcctctcagggagggtaatgccatggctggagacgggggatccctttggcaggtaatctcacattcaacacattctgactccaggccagaagggggagatcaaaacccagttttaggggaacttccctatatacatcctggtctggaggaggagttacatAGTCTGGTAGAGAcaagagacagtgaaggagcagaGAGGAACAGAAGAGCTAGAGGAGGCTGTGACTGGGCCCCTCAAAACTGAGCGCAGAAatcgggcaccaggagcccgaggctgcgTGGAACTGCAAGTctcacagcagaaccagagggcagagagctgaaagtaaccTGCCCACACAATACCTGAGATACAGCAGctgttagagcccggagtcactgtgTGCCGAGACCCCAGAGGAATGGCTCATGTTGCCTGCTGTGCAGGTACAGTCCCAGGCCTATGattattttttataatggtaagccCCCAGGTGGAATACAGGGACTAAGGCTACATTTAGGATGTAGAAGTATGATGCACCATGCAGACAGCTGACCCCTAGAAGGGACCCAGAGCTGACAACAGATGAGAAGGAGGCTAGCTGAGCCCAGACACAAGTCAGGAGTCAGGACAGCTATCCTGTGCTGTATGCATATGGGACCTCCAGCTGCAGCCTCTTGTCAGCCATATTCCAGAGAAGGCAGCTGAAAGGAGACAACTCAAGAAACACATGGGCCATGGGTATCAAGAGATACATGGGGAGCGGCCGGGCAGAAAATTGGCACTTTTAATTAGGTGCTTATACCTGACTCCTAAGTCAATCACAACTTCACTAAATATATATCTCATATTTCAGGTCACGCTATTAGGATACGTTTGGACAAACGTATTTTTGGCTTGTATACCATCCTCGTAGAACGTATTTTTGGCTTGCATACTGTCCTCATGGAATCTATTTTTGGATTTTATACCATCCTCGTGGAACGTATTTTTGGCTTGTATACCATCCTCGTGGAACGTATTTTTGACTTGCATACCATCCTCGCAGAACTTATTTTTGGTCTTCTATATTGTCCTTGTGGAATGTATTATTGGCTTGTATACCATCCTCATGGAACGAATTTTTGGCTTGTATACCATCCCCAAGGGACGTATTTTTGGCTTGTATACCATCCTCAAGGGACGTATTTTTGGCTTGTATACCGTCCTCATGGTACGTATTATTGGCTTGCATACCATTTTCGCAGAACTTATTTTTCGCTTGTATACCGTCCTCATGCTACATATTATTGGCTTAAATACCGTCCTTGCAGAACGTATTTTTGGTCTTCTATATCGTCCTTGTGGAATGTATTATTGGCTTGTATGCCGTGCTCGTGGAACGTATTATTGGCTTGTGTACCGTCCTTGTGCAACGTATTTTTAGCTTGTACGAGTATATCGTCCTCGTGGAACGTATTTTTGGCATGTATACCGTCCTCGTGGAAATCTAGTTTTTTAATTCTTATGACAGTCAATATGGGCAGAGGACCAtgtgaaaaaaaatcgcagcatgctccaGTCTGGTCCAATTTACAGACGGGGAGGATGGGCATACGGAGCTACACATGGAGCCAGCAGAGCCTGAAAGTTTTCAGCAGTTTAAACGTGGCCTAAAAGTATTTtcacactttacatttttccaaCGATATTTTTCCCGTATTTTTGAAGCACAAAACAAAAATTGCCACATTTTACAGTACCAATAAAGTAAACGAGATTTCCGAAAattcatgcacacgctgcttaatgtttccttgcagatttgaagcagaatCCAGTATGCCACATGTCagttaatcatttttttttaaggtGGAGTGAGGGATCATTCCATTTCCAAAATTGATAAGTGGCCTGGGGAGGAGTTCGGGCTTCTTATAAATGGGGCAGAATCAGCAGTAGATCACATCACACAAGGAGTCATCATGATCCAGATCCTCGGTGTATTACTGCTGAGCATCGGAGCTGCCACTGCTGCAGGTAAACCGCTGTGCAATTATTAGGAGAACTGCAGATGTCACCTATGGACAAATGGCTCATTATTCCTTCTTGGTTTTGATATAGTAGagttaatattttatattttattgtatTCACTAGTCTCAtagtattatattttattttatttattttttcttcaggtTTGATATTTGTTCTAATATTTTCATATCCTATGTCAAGGTTTTTCAGAAAACTGTGTTATGGGTCCCTTTAATTAAAAATAGGAAATTTTTAATTGATGTACATTACAAAAGTACTTAGTTTTTAACATTAAATCGTTATATATGGAGTATTGGGATCACTTTAATTTTTCTGATAACCCCTGTAAGTATTTTTTGTTGTACAGGACCTTGCCTCTCAGAGCCGGGGGAGTTGTAGAGGTAGTAATTGCATAGGAGCTTATAGTTCCCCTGTGCTCAGAAGAAACTAAGATATGGAGCACGAATCTATTGTAGGAAGGTGCCCTGGCTCCTTCTTTATGGAAATCATACGGCCCCAATGATTCGACCCCCATTGatagaagatgaaaaaaaaaagttgcagctaAATTTCGACCTACGGTTTTTATGTCTGAAGATCGTCAGCTGAGAAACTGACAATTGCATAAATTGTAATTCCATCCTGTAACGTTATCGTTGCCATCGTCATGATACTTGCTTTTCTTGGTCTCTCTCATCACTTTTCTCCGCAGACAGTCTATGCACTGTGATCGATGGGCGGTTGAAGCAGGTGGATGCCGGTGCCGGTCAGGTTTACGGTGTGAATGATAATGATGACATCTACCAATGGCTGGGCCACGGGTGGAAACATATTCCTGGAAAGCTGATGCACGTGACGGTTGGTCCCGCCGGTGTCTGGGGAGTCAACAACATGCAGAATATCTACAAATTCCAAGATAACAAATGGGTGCAGGCATCAGGTAAGAAGACACCGCACGTGCCTTGTGGCTTCCTCAGGCTGCACCATTTTTTATTCAGGTCATGGAAATTCAAGGGCAACTGCAGTAATCCAAAGTATCCCATGTTCCCCCATGTCTAACTAGTAAGCTGAGATATGAGATTTTTATATTTAGCTGTTCTGGGCCTGTCTTTAGCATAGAAAGTAACTGAGTAGTAACTATTTTCCTTGTCTTAGAGCAAGTTTCTCAGTTTGTGAGATGTAAGGATACGTCACTGATCTCCCGGTCaaacctcctgcatgattagacaGTGCTGGGAGATTAGAGCACGCAGAAAAAAAATCCCAGCAGTCTGTGTTTAGCTGTATCACCTTACAAATCCTTCTTTCGGTTGTCCTTCTCTCGTTGTCCTTCTCTCATTGTCCTTCTCACAGTCACCTCTGCTGTACTGTCTCTCCCCCAACATGGATTATTGGTACCTTATCTGGAATGTGTCAGTATTCTCACATATGTCTATTGTGCTCACAGCATATTGTAATGCCACTGCAGTGAGAGAAGAGCAGGCtactcctgtgtgagatgtaatgacaggCTGCTCTGCTTTCACTGCAGGGGTATTACAAATTTCATGAGAACAACAGAAATAAATGTGATTACTTACACCTTTGAGGTCTCATGACAGTCAATATGGGGAGAGGGtcagtacagcagaggtgaccttACTATGAAAAGAGTAGAACTGATACAATGGTTTGTAATATGACATAGCTA contains:
- the LOC143770384 gene encoding fish-egg lectin-like; the protein is MESIFGFYTILVERIFGLYTILVERIFDLHTILAELIFGLLYCPCGMYYWLVYHPHGTNFWLVYHPQGTYFWLVYHPQGTYFWLVYRPHGGVRDHSISKIDKWPGEEFGLLINGAESAVDHITQGVIMIQILGVLLLSIGAATAADSLCTVIDGRLKQVDAGAGQVYGVNDNDDIYQWLGHGWKHIPGKLMHVTVGPAGVWGVNNMQNIYKFQDNKWVQASGRLKQIDAGGNKFLSGANGLDDIYCANMDQTMSNPANVAYNNIEGRLKYYTCGPWGCWGVNAYDDIYYRYDVTPTSCKGSRWQQIEGKLAIVEVGTDGSVFGVNSQGQVYKREGITAGKPIGTSWTQLNFYDTFKHVSYDRGNLWLITEKGIIYKCKVNSSTDLNCY